A window of the Alnus glutinosa chromosome 4, dhAlnGlut1.1, whole genome shotgun sequence genome harbors these coding sequences:
- the LOC133865804 gene encoding protein TIC 22, chloroplastic isoform X1, translated as MESLKPYGPTNPLLSLSTFIHQNCLRLGAELASRLDDTKRFAGTLASNWSTAPILRHRPPFASVSQPKQAAPASLSSDHVAKTLAGTAVYTVSNSNNEFVLISDPNAAKSIGLLCFRQEDAEAFLAQVRTRRRELRSEAKVVPITLDQVYMLKVEGIAFRFLPDPVQIKNALELKAADSRSGFDGVPVFQSDLLVVKKKNKRYCPVYFTKEDIEKELSKVSRAARGPAFSQHIMVGSLEAVLRKMEMSENNSGWEDLIFIPPGKSHSQHIQEVLKS; from the exons ATGGAGTCCCTGAAACCCTATGGGCCCACCAACCCTCTTCTCTCGCTCTCCACCTTCATCCACCAGAACTGCCTCCGGCTTGGCGCCGAGCTCGCGAGCCGGCTCGACGACACCAAGCGGTTTGCCGGAACACTAGCCAGCAACTGGTCGACGGCACCCATCCTGCGTCACCGTCCGCCGTTTGCCTCTGTTTCCCAGCCAAAGCAGGCCGCGCCAGCCAGCTTGAGCTCCGACCATGTGGCCAAAACCCTAGCCGGCACGGCGGTGTACACCGTCAGCAACTCGAATAATGAGTTCGTGCTCATCTCCGATCCCAATGCAGCCAAGTCGATCGGATTGCTTTGCTTTCGCCAGGAGGACGCTGAGGCCTTCCTTGCTCAG GTTAGAACGCGGAGAAGAGAGCTACGAAGTGAGGCTAAGGTTGTTCCCATTACTCTTGACCAG GTATATATGTTGAAGGTCGAAGGAATTGCATTCCGCTTTTTGCCTGACCCAGTTCAAATAAAGAACGCATTGGAG CTTAAAGCTGCTGATTCCAGGAGCGGGTTTGATGGAGTTCCCGTTTTTCAG TCAGACCTTCTggttgtgaagaagaaaaacaagcGTTACTGCCCAGTATATTTTACAAAG GAGGATATAGAAAAAGAACTGTCAAAAGTCTCCAGGGCAGCAAGAGGACCGGCGTTCTCTCAACATATTATG GTTGGTAGCTTGGAAGCTGTTTTGAGAAAAATGGAG ATGAGTGAGAATAACTCAGGCTGGGAAGATCTGATTTTTATTCCTCCTGGCAAAAGCCACTCTCAACACATCCAAGAAGTGCTTAAGTCGTGA
- the LOC133865804 gene encoding protein TIC 22, chloroplastic isoform X2, which translates to MESLKPYGPTNPLLSLSTFIHQNCLRLGAELASRLDDTKRFAGTLASNWSTAPILRHRPPFASVSQPKQAAPASLSSDHVAKTLAGTAVYTVSNSNNEFVLISDPNAAKSIGLLCFRQEDAEAFLAQVRTRRRELRSEAKVVPITLDQVYMLKVEGIAFRFLPDPVQIKNALELKAADSRSGFDGVPVFQSDLLVVKKKNKRYCPVYFTKEDIEKELSKVSRAARGPAFSQHIMVGSLEAVLRKMEVTRHCLYKL; encoded by the exons ATGGAGTCCCTGAAACCCTATGGGCCCACCAACCCTCTTCTCTCGCTCTCCACCTTCATCCACCAGAACTGCCTCCGGCTTGGCGCCGAGCTCGCGAGCCGGCTCGACGACACCAAGCGGTTTGCCGGAACACTAGCCAGCAACTGGTCGACGGCACCCATCCTGCGTCACCGTCCGCCGTTTGCCTCTGTTTCCCAGCCAAAGCAGGCCGCGCCAGCCAGCTTGAGCTCCGACCATGTGGCCAAAACCCTAGCCGGCACGGCGGTGTACACCGTCAGCAACTCGAATAATGAGTTCGTGCTCATCTCCGATCCCAATGCAGCCAAGTCGATCGGATTGCTTTGCTTTCGCCAGGAGGACGCTGAGGCCTTCCTTGCTCAG GTTAGAACGCGGAGAAGAGAGCTACGAAGTGAGGCTAAGGTTGTTCCCATTACTCTTGACCAG GTATATATGTTGAAGGTCGAAGGAATTGCATTCCGCTTTTTGCCTGACCCAGTTCAAATAAAGAACGCATTGGAG CTTAAAGCTGCTGATTCCAGGAGCGGGTTTGATGGAGTTCCCGTTTTTCAG TCAGACCTTCTggttgtgaagaagaaaaacaagcGTTACTGCCCAGTATATTTTACAAAG GAGGATATAGAAAAAGAACTGTCAAAAGTCTCCAGGGCAGCAAGAGGACCGGCGTTCTCTCAACATATTATG GTTGGTAGCTTGGAAGCTGTTTTGAGAAAAATGGAGGTAACTAGACATTGCCTATACAAATT ATGA